In one window of Burkholderia cepacia ATCC 25416 DNA:
- a CDS encoding DUF1330 domain-containing protein, with protein MTAYIVFDIDVHDARGYEQYREIGAPTVAEFGGRFLVRGGEAATLEGAWSPRRVVVLEFDSIDRAKAWYESDGYRRARDIRERTARTIGIIVQGAAPAATVGEQG; from the coding sequence ATGACGGCATATATCGTGTTTGACATCGACGTTCACGACGCACGCGGTTATGAGCAGTACCGCGAGATCGGCGCGCCGACCGTCGCTGAATTCGGCGGGCGTTTCCTGGTGCGCGGCGGCGAGGCGGCAACGCTCGAAGGCGCGTGGTCGCCTCGGCGCGTCGTGGTGCTCGAATTCGATTCGATCGACCGCGCAAAGGCGTGGTACGAATCCGACGGCTATCGGCGCGCACGGGATATTCGCGAACGCACCGCACGCACGATCGGCATCATCGTACAGGGCGCGGCACCGGCGGCAACCGTGGGAGAGCAGGGATGA
- a CDS encoding aromatic-ring-hydroxylating dioxygenase subunit beta produces MTISSALADARPATRGTGTVAATFADFYGLVDLNARYASALDRGDWDAWPEFFEEDCTYQLLPRENHERDFPLALLAFESKGMLKDRVYGIKETLFYDPYYQRHLIGTPLITYLDESVIEAETNYAVLRTKSEQMSDVYNTGRYLDRIRRTPHGLRFESRICVYDSEMVPNSIIYPI; encoded by the coding sequence ATGACGATTTCATCCGCATTGGCCGACGCACGGCCCGCGACGCGCGGCACCGGAACGGTTGCGGCGACCTTCGCCGATTTCTACGGGCTCGTGGACCTGAACGCGCGCTACGCGTCCGCGCTGGATCGCGGCGACTGGGACGCGTGGCCGGAATTCTTCGAGGAGGACTGCACGTATCAGCTGTTGCCGCGCGAGAACCATGAACGCGACTTTCCGCTTGCGCTGCTCGCGTTCGAGAGCAAGGGGATGCTGAAGGATCGCGTGTACGGCATCAAGGAGACGCTGTTTTACGACCCGTATTACCAGCGCCACCTGATCGGCACGCCGCTCATCACGTATCTCGACGAATCGGTCATCGAGGCCGAGACGAACTACGCGGTGCTGCGTACCAAGAGCGAGCAGATGAGCGACGTGTACAACACCGGTCGTTATCTCGACCGGATACGCCGCACGCCGCACGGGCTGCGTTTCGAGTCGCGCATCTGCGTGTACGACAGCGAGATGGTGCCGAATTCGATCATCTATCCGATCTGA
- a CDS encoding DHA2 family efflux MFS transporter permease subunit, whose translation MAPVARAAAPKLPLEPLQGPALVLVAIAISVANFMQTLDLTIANVAVPTIAGDLGVAPDMGTWMLTSFATPLAITLPLTGWLAQRFGQVRLFRVSVVLFVLTSILCGLAPNFESLLLFRALQGAASGPITALSQALLLAVFPAARRNVALSVWQTTTFVAPVLGPIAGGWITDNLSWPYIFYVNVPTGALVLLVLTRFLGRRDNPTRHLPVDFVGLLLLAAAFGSLQLMLDRGQNLDWFAAVEIRALAVLCVVSFVALVLWELTDAHPIVDLRLFADRGFTAGTIAVTVGFGVYYGALVLVPLWLQTEQGYTATWAGIATAPLGIAGIVIAPLIGRIQGRTDPRHLATVALVGWGAASFWRMGFNTDVTLGDIAANSLLMGAATAFFITPLVSLSIAGLPRERLPAASGVQNALRRIGTSVATSVAPTYFERRSRVHNTYLVDRITPFDPAAGDWLARLEHAGMSPAGALASVSRSIDVQAHMLALNDFSFGCLLLFGATLLTVWSIRYRRP comes from the coding sequence ATGGCGCCCGTCGCTCGGGCTGCGGCGCCGAAACTGCCGCTGGAGCCGCTGCAGGGCCCGGCTCTCGTGCTCGTCGCGATCGCGATCAGCGTCGCCAACTTCATGCAGACGCTCGACCTGACGATCGCCAACGTCGCGGTACCGACCATCGCCGGCGATCTCGGCGTCGCGCCCGACATGGGCACCTGGATGCTGACGTCGTTCGCGACGCCGCTCGCGATCACGCTGCCGCTGACCGGCTGGCTCGCGCAGCGCTTCGGCCAGGTGCGGCTGTTCCGGGTCTCGGTCGTGCTGTTCGTCCTGACCTCGATCCTGTGCGGCCTCGCACCGAATTTCGAATCGCTGCTGCTGTTCCGCGCGCTGCAGGGCGCGGCCTCCGGGCCGATCACCGCGCTCTCGCAGGCGCTGCTGCTGGCCGTGTTTCCGGCCGCGCGCCGCAACGTCGCGCTGTCGGTCTGGCAGACCACCACGTTCGTCGCGCCCGTGCTCGGCCCGATCGCCGGCGGCTGGATCACCGACAACCTCTCGTGGCCCTACATCTTCTATGTCAACGTGCCGACAGGGGCGCTGGTCCTGCTCGTGCTGACCCGCTTCCTCGGCCGGCGCGACAACCCGACCCGCCACCTTCCCGTCGATTTCGTCGGCCTGCTGCTGCTCGCCGCCGCATTCGGCTCGCTGCAGCTGATGCTCGACCGCGGCCAGAACCTCGACTGGTTCGCGGCGGTCGAGATCCGCGCGCTCGCCGTGCTCTGCGTCGTGTCGTTCGTCGCGCTGGTCCTCTGGGAGCTGACCGACGCGCATCCGATCGTCGACCTGCGGCTGTTCGCGGATCGCGGCTTCACCGCGGGAACGATCGCGGTGACGGTCGGCTTCGGCGTCTATTACGGCGCGCTCGTGCTCGTGCCGCTCTGGTTGCAGACCGAGCAGGGCTACACGGCAACCTGGGCCGGCATCGCCACCGCGCCGCTCGGCATCGCGGGTATCGTGATCGCGCCGTTGATCGGGCGCATCCAGGGGCGCACCGACCCGCGCCACCTCGCGACCGTGGCGCTGGTCGGCTGGGGCGCGGCGTCGTTCTGGCGCATGGGCTTCAATACCGACGTGACGCTCGGCGACATCGCGGCCAACTCGCTGCTGATGGGCGCGGCCACCGCGTTTTTCATCACCCCGCTCGTGTCGCTGTCGATCGCCGGGTTGCCGCGCGAAAGGCTGCCGGCGGCGTCGGGCGTGCAGAATGCGCTGCGCCGGATCGGCACCAGCGTCGCCACCTCCGTCGCGCCGACCTATTTCGAGCGGCGCTCGCGCGTTCACAACACATACCTCGTCGATCGCATCACGCCGTTCGATCCGGCCGCCGGCGACTGGCTCGCCCGGCTCGAACATGCGGGCATGTCGCCGGCCGGCGCGCTCGCGTCGGTCAGCCGCTCGATCGACGTGCAAGCCCACATGCTCGCGCTCAACGATTTCTCGTTCGGTTGCCTGCTGCTGTTCGGCGCGACCCTGCTGACCGTCTGGTCCATCCGCTACCGGCGTCCGTGA
- a CDS encoding Rieske 2Fe-2S domain-containing protein: MNSPIDIAHALDWKGDGASRTPFEAYTSDALYQRELERLFYSKHWCYIGLEAEVPSPGDFQRTEVGERSVVMTRTEDGEVVVFENACAHRGMQFCRERAGNAKDFHCPYHQWNYDLKGNLVGVPFRRGVRQSGKINGGMPPDFDPKNHALRRLRVSTRGGAVFASFDQDVESFEDFLGPDILRYYDRLFHGPKLTVLGYTRQRVPSNWKLMVENIKDPYHAGLLHTWFVNFGLWRADNPAQLVTDAHHRHGAMISIRSGGGGGEVTHNVTSFKERMTLNDDRFLDVVHEPWWGEPTVVMLTLMPSVIIQQQVNALSTRRIRPVSPGVFDYVWTHFGFETDDEDMTRRRLRQANLFGPAGFVSADDGEVIECVQQSFEQIQHGNVYNELGGREVDERTDHMVSETLVRGMYQYWRHVMEA, translated from the coding sequence TTGAACTCACCCATCGATATCGCACACGCGCTCGACTGGAAGGGGGACGGCGCAAGCCGGACACCGTTCGAAGCCTATACGAGCGATGCGCTTTACCAGCGCGAACTGGAGCGTTTGTTCTATTCGAAACACTGGTGTTACATCGGCCTCGAGGCGGAAGTGCCGTCTCCCGGCGATTTCCAGCGCACCGAAGTCGGCGAGCGCTCGGTCGTGATGACGCGCACCGAGGACGGCGAGGTGGTCGTGTTCGAGAACGCCTGCGCGCATCGCGGCATGCAGTTCTGTCGTGAACGCGCGGGGAACGCGAAGGATTTCCACTGCCCGTATCACCAGTGGAACTACGACCTGAAGGGCAACCTGGTCGGCGTGCCGTTCCGGCGCGGCGTACGGCAGAGCGGCAAGATCAACGGCGGCATGCCGCCGGATTTCGATCCGAAGAATCACGCGTTGCGGCGGCTGCGCGTGTCGACGCGCGGCGGCGCGGTGTTCGCGTCGTTCGACCAGGACGTCGAGTCGTTCGAGGATTTCCTCGGTCCCGACATCCTGCGCTATTACGACCGCCTGTTCCACGGGCCGAAGCTGACCGTGCTCGGTTATACGCGCCAGCGCGTGCCGAGCAACTGGAAGCTGATGGTGGAGAACATCAAGGACCCCTATCACGCGGGGCTCCTGCACACCTGGTTCGTCAACTTCGGGCTGTGGCGCGCGGACAATCCGGCCCAGCTGGTCACCGACGCGCATCACCGTCACGGCGCGATGATCTCGATCCGCAGCGGCGGGGGCGGCGGCGAGGTCACGCACAACGTGACGAGCTTCAAGGAGCGCATGACGCTGAACGACGACCGTTTCCTCGACGTCGTGCACGAGCCGTGGTGGGGCGAGCCGACCGTCGTGATGTTGACGTTGATGCCGAGCGTGATCATCCAGCAGCAGGTGAATGCGCTGTCGACCCGGCGCATCCGCCCGGTCAGCCCCGGCGTGTTCGATTACGTCTGGACGCACTTCGGATTCGAGACGGACGACGAGGACATGACGCGCCGGCGGCTGCGTCAGGCCAACCTGTTCGGGCCGGCCGGCTTCGTTTCGGCGGACGACGGCGAAGTGATCGAGTGCGTGCAGCAGAGCTTCGAGCAGATCCAGCACGGCAACGTATACAACGAGCTCGGCGGCCGCGAAGTCGACGAGCGCACCGACCACATGGTCAGCGAAACGCTCGTGCGCGGCATGTACCAGTACTGGCGCCACGTGATGGAGGCATGA
- a CDS encoding FAD-dependent monooxygenase — protein MTGTTSAARIAIVGAGIGGCALGAMLQRIGHDVRLFEQAPAFARVGAGIHLSPNLMRVMRLLGVHRQALWAGQEPDAFANRQAADGELLYRLPLGEHAIGRFGATFVTLKRGDLHAALLGAVAPGTIAWGKRLAGLDPAGDAIRLTFEDGSSETADLVIGADGLRSRVREALRGFEAPEFSGQVAFRGAYPRALLGELAIEDLTKWWGDRKFVLSYWLDRARREFYFAAMTPQAEWPTQASSMPGDVDEMQAIFADFHPAVRHMLARAPRESVMKWALFERSPQFEFGNERVVLIGDACHPMRPFMSQGAAMALEDATILLRALIGSSNAASAFSTYAQCRVARLGEVHRVSAANTFMHGPTEPDWVFGYDALTAHASPALPPLPVELDWLVGASPLAARMQAAATRAVPSHRSPPMPHAQAPY, from the coding sequence ATGACCGGGACGACTTCGGCGGCGCGCATCGCGATCGTGGGCGCGGGTATCGGCGGGTGCGCGCTCGGCGCGATGCTGCAACGGATCGGCCATGACGTGCGCCTGTTCGAGCAGGCGCCGGCGTTTGCCCGGGTGGGCGCCGGCATTCACCTGAGCCCGAACCTGATGCGGGTGATGCGGCTGCTCGGCGTGCATCGCCAGGCCCTGTGGGCGGGCCAGGAACCCGATGCGTTCGCCAACCGCCAGGCGGCCGACGGTGAGCTGCTGTATCGGCTGCCGCTCGGCGAACACGCGATCGGCCGCTTCGGCGCGACGTTCGTGACGCTCAAGCGCGGCGACCTGCATGCCGCGCTGTTGGGGGCGGTGGCGCCCGGGACGATCGCGTGGGGCAAGCGTCTCGCCGGCCTCGACCCGGCGGGCGACGCGATCAGGCTGACGTTCGAGGACGGTTCGAGCGAAACGGCCGATCTGGTGATCGGGGCAGACGGCCTGCGCTCGCGCGTGCGCGAGGCGCTGCGCGGATTCGAGGCGCCGGAATTCTCCGGGCAGGTCGCGTTTCGCGGGGCGTATCCGCGCGCGCTGCTGGGCGAACTCGCGATCGAGGATCTGACCAAGTGGTGGGGCGACCGGAAATTCGTGCTGTCGTACTGGCTCGATCGTGCGCGCCGCGAATTCTATTTCGCCGCGATGACACCGCAGGCCGAGTGGCCCACGCAGGCTTCGTCGATGCCGGGCGACGTCGACGAGATGCAGGCGATCTTCGCGGATTTTCATCCGGCCGTGCGTCACATGCTGGCACGCGCGCCACGCGAGTCGGTCATGAAGTGGGCGTTGTTCGAACGTTCGCCGCAGTTCGAGTTCGGCAACGAGCGCGTCGTGCTGATCGGCGACGCCTGTCATCCGATGCGCCCGTTCATGTCGCAGGGCGCGGCCATGGCGCTCGAGGACGCGACGATCCTGCTGCGTGCGCTCATCGGCTCGTCGAACGCGGCGAGTGCGTTCTCGACCTATGCGCAGTGCCGGGTCGCGAGACTCGGCGAAGTGCATCGCGTGTCCGCCGCGAATACCTTCATGCACGGCCCGACCGAGCCGGACTGGGTGTTCGGCTACGATGCGCTGACCGCGCACGCGTCGCCCGCGCTGCCGCCGTTACCTGTCGAGCTGGACTGGCTGGTCGGCGCGTCGCCGCTCGCCGCGCGCATGCAGGCCGCGGCGACGCGTGCGGTACCGTCGCATCGGTCGCCGCCGATGCCGCACGCGCAGGCGCCGTATTAG
- a CDS encoding arabinose transporter has protein sequence MNAPDLQNVVAPDIAPARTARLICFGVFLGALTFGLLLPVVPLYVHDTLGFGTLVVGTAVGAQFLATVLTRSVAGRRADHRGAKRTMCAGLVSCVVAGGVYVASATAPAGPGARLALLVAARLLSGLGESQLVTGALAWGIGTLGATRSGRVLSWTGMALYGAIALGAPCGMALARAGGLAAVAGATIVLPCIALALVASLPAVAPQPGLRVPLSRVLRIIARPGCSLALQGVGFAAIGAFVTLLFQARGWEGAGLALSCFGGAFVLVRVLFGHLPDRFGGYPVALAALAVEAIGQLLLWAAPVSGVALVGATVSGLGCSLVFPALGVATLRHVPAQARGTALGGFTAFQDVAYACTGPLAGWVVARTDYPSAFAVGACAAFAGVLLTAWLMHTDRSPP, from the coding sequence ATGAACGCCCCCGACCTCCAAAACGTAGTCGCACCCGACATCGCCCCGGCACGCACGGCCCGGCTCATCTGTTTCGGCGTCTTTCTCGGCGCGCTGACCTTCGGCCTCCTGCTGCCCGTCGTGCCGCTGTACGTGCACGACACGCTCGGCTTCGGCACGCTCGTCGTCGGCACGGCGGTCGGCGCGCAATTCCTCGCCACCGTGCTCACGCGGAGCGTCGCGGGCCGCCGCGCCGATCATCGTGGCGCGAAGCGCACGATGTGCGCGGGGCTCGTGTCGTGCGTCGTCGCGGGCGGCGTCTACGTCGCGAGCGCCACGGCGCCGGCCGGCCCCGGCGCACGTCTCGCGCTGCTGGTTGCCGCGCGGCTGCTGTCCGGGCTCGGCGAAAGCCAGCTCGTCACCGGGGCGCTCGCGTGGGGCATCGGCACGCTCGGCGCGACCCGCTCGGGCCGCGTGCTCTCGTGGACGGGCATGGCCCTCTACGGCGCGATCGCGCTCGGCGCCCCATGCGGGATGGCGCTCGCGCGCGCCGGCGGGCTGGCGGCCGTGGCCGGCGCCACGATCGTCCTGCCCTGCATCGCACTCGCGCTCGTCGCTTCGCTGCCTGCCGTCGCGCCGCAGCCGGGCCTGCGGGTGCCGCTGTCCCGCGTGCTGCGAATCATCGCGCGGCCCGGATGCAGCCTCGCGCTGCAGGGCGTCGGTTTCGCGGCGATCGGCGCGTTCGTGACGCTGCTGTTCCAGGCGCGCGGATGGGAAGGCGCGGGCCTCGCGCTCAGTTGCTTCGGCGGCGCCTTCGTCCTCGTCCGCGTCCTGTTCGGCCATCTGCCCGACCGGTTCGGCGGTTATCCGGTCGCACTCGCCGCGCTCGCGGTCGAGGCGATCGGCCAGCTTCTCCTGTGGGCGGCGCCGGTATCCGGCGTCGCGCTCGTCGGCGCGACCGTGTCCGGCCTCGGTTGTTCGCTGGTCTTTCCCGCGCTCGGTGTCGCCACCCTCCGGCACGTGCCGGCGCAGGCACGCGGCACCGCCCTCGGCGGCTTCACGGCGTTCCAGGACGTCGCCTATGCGTGCACCGGCCCGCTCGCGGGCTGGGTCGTCGCGCGTACCGACTACCCGTCCGCCTTCGCCGTCGGCGCTTGCGCCGCATTCGCCGGCGTCCTGCTGACAGCGTGGCTGATGCACACCGACCGGTCGCCCCCGTGA
- a CDS encoding DUF1330 domain-containing protein, with protein sequence MSAYVVVDVDVYDEVRFAEYRKLGVPTIAAHGGRVLARSDDVVVLEGEWTPRRLVVLEFDDLDAARRWHGSDEYQRARQLRLDAADTHSIALGSL encoded by the coding sequence ATGAGTGCCTATGTGGTGGTGGATGTCGACGTATACGACGAAGTGCGATTTGCCGAATACCGGAAGCTCGGTGTGCCGACGATCGCCGCGCACGGCGGCCGCGTGCTCGCGCGCAGCGACGACGTGGTCGTGCTCGAAGGCGAATGGACGCCGCGGCGCCTGGTCGTGCTGGAGTTCGACGATCTCGACGCGGCGCGCCGCTGGCACGGTTCCGACGAATATCAGCGCGCGAGGCAGCTGCGGCTCGATGCGGCCGACACGCACAGCATCGCGCTCGGGAGCCTGTGA
- a CDS encoding 3-deoxy-7-phosphoheptulonate synthase, with the protein MEQPHLKGTAAVTGAMQLRGELHADAATTRVVRGAQRALARILAGRDDRLALIVGPCSIHDTDAALEFARRLAPLRARYADTLEVVMRTYFEKPRTTVGWKGLINDPRLDGSYRVDDGLRLARRLLLDVNALGMPVATEFLDPLTAPYLDDLVSWGAIGARTTESQIHRQIASGLDAPIGFKNGTDGNVKIAIDAVRTSRAAHHYLRPRDEGGLEVASTQGNPNTHIVLRGGRVPNYDDVSVTAACAALRDAQLPPHVVIDASHGNSGKQTRAQIAVCENVAGQLRDGQRAIAGVMVESFLVEGRQDIVPGRALTYGQSVTDACLGWEDTVALIELFAAAVASRRRSRVGFLVPGVPAGTVQAISY; encoded by the coding sequence GTGGAACAGCCTCATCTGAAAGGGACGGCGGCGGTCACCGGGGCAATGCAACTGCGCGGCGAGTTGCATGCCGACGCCGCGACCACTCGTGTGGTACGTGGCGCCCAGCGCGCACTCGCCCGCATCCTCGCGGGCAGGGACGATCGCCTCGCGTTGATCGTCGGGCCGTGCTCGATTCACGACACGGACGCCGCGCTCGAATTCGCGCGCCGGCTCGCGCCGCTGCGGGCGCGTTACGCCGATACGCTCGAGGTCGTGATGCGCACGTACTTCGAAAAGCCGCGCACCACGGTCGGCTGGAAGGGCTTGATCAACGATCCGCGGCTCGACGGAAGCTATCGCGTCGATGACGGGCTGCGTCTTGCGCGTCGCCTGCTGCTCGACGTCAACGCACTCGGCATGCCGGTCGCGACCGAGTTTCTCGATCCGCTCACGGCGCCCTACCTCGACGATCTGGTGTCCTGGGGTGCGATCGGCGCACGCACGACCGAGTCGCAGATTCACCGGCAGATCGCATCCGGCCTCGATGCGCCGATCGGCTTCAAGAACGGCACCGACGGCAACGTGAAGATCGCGATCGACGCGGTTCGCACGTCGCGGGCAGCGCATCACTATCTCCGTCCGCGTGACGAAGGCGGCCTCGAGGTCGCGTCCACGCAGGGCAATCCGAATACGCACATCGTGCTGCGCGGCGGGCGCGTGCCGAACTACGACGACGTCAGCGTGACGGCCGCCTGTGCGGCGCTGCGCGATGCGCAGTTGCCGCCGCACGTCGTGATCGATGCGAGTCACGGCAACAGCGGAAAGCAGACGCGCGCCCAAATCGCCGTATGCGAGAACGTGGCCGGGCAGCTGCGCGACGGGCAGCGCGCGATTGCCGGCGTGATGGTCGAGTCGTTTCTCGTCGAGGGGCGGCAGGACATCGTGCCCGGCCGGGCACTGACCTACGGGCAGAGCGTGACGGACGCCTGTCTCGGCTGGGAGGACACGGTTGCACTGATCGAGCTGTTCGCCGCCGCGGTCGCGTCGCGGCGGCGGTCCCGAGTCGGCTTTCTGGTACCGGGTGTTCCGGCCGGCACCGTACAAGCCATTTCTTACTGA
- a CDS encoding aldo/keto reductase, which produces MEYRTLGGTGFKVPVLSLGTATFGGGNAFFREWGSTDAAGARELLDIALDAGISMFDSADVYSDGLAEELLGQAIAGRRDRVIVSTKGTFRLGEGPNDVGSSRHHLANAIHGSLKRLGTDYIDVYQLHGFDAQTRVEETLRTLDDFVRAGKIRVIGCSNFSGWHLMKSLAAADRDGLTRHAVHQVYYSLIGRDYETELMPLALDQQVSAIVWSPLGWGRLTGLIGRGRPLPETSRLHKTANEGPPVTDALLHHVVDALDEIAAETGKSVAQVALNWLLRRPTVANVIIGARNATQLRENAQAASWALTPDQVKRLDAASTTQLPYPYWHQRGFERNPAPV; this is translated from the coding sequence ATGGAATACCGAACCCTCGGCGGAACCGGCTTCAAGGTTCCCGTTCTGAGTCTCGGCACCGCGACGTTCGGCGGCGGCAACGCATTCTTCAGGGAATGGGGCAGCACGGACGCCGCCGGCGCGCGCGAGCTCCTCGACATCGCGCTCGACGCCGGCATCTCGATGTTCGACAGCGCGGACGTCTATTCCGACGGACTCGCCGAAGAGCTGCTCGGCCAGGCGATCGCCGGCCGGCGCGATCGCGTGATCGTGTCGACGAAGGGCACGTTCCGGCTCGGCGAAGGCCCGAATGACGTCGGGTCGTCGCGCCATCATCTCGCCAATGCCATTCACGGCAGCCTCAAGCGGCTCGGCACCGACTACATCGACGTGTACCAGTTGCATGGATTCGATGCCCAGACACGCGTCGAGGAAACCCTGCGCACGCTTGACGATTTCGTGCGCGCCGGCAAGATCCGCGTGATCGGCTGCTCGAACTTCTCCGGCTGGCACCTGATGAAGTCGCTCGCGGCCGCCGATCGCGACGGGCTCACGCGACATGCCGTGCACCAGGTCTACTATTCGCTGATCGGCCGCGACTACGAAACGGAGCTGATGCCGCTCGCGCTCGACCAGCAGGTGTCCGCGATCGTCTGGAGCCCGCTCGGGTGGGGACGGCTGACCGGCCTGATCGGACGGGGCCGACCGTTGCCGGAGACGAGCCGGCTGCACAAGACCGCCAACGAGGGGCCGCCCGTCACGGATGCCCTGCTGCACCACGTCGTCGACGCGCTCGACGAGATCGCCGCCGAAACCGGCAAGTCGGTCGCGCAGGTCGCACTCAATTGGTTGCTGCGGCGGCCGACCGTCGCGAACGTGATCATCGGCGCCCGAAACGCCACGCAATTGCGCGAGAACGCGCAGGCGGCCAGCTGGGCCTTGACACCCGACCAGGTGAAACGGCTCGATGCCGCCAGTACGACGCAACTGCCCTACCCGTACTGGCACCAGCGCGGCTTCGAGCGCAATCCGGCACCGGTCTAA
- a CDS encoding non-heme iron oxygenase ferredoxin subunit codes for MKTEWTYAVDTAAVREEGLTGVIVGGRDIALFAVDDEIFATDNQCTHGEARLSDGFLLDDEIECPLHQGRFSVRTGAALCAPVTACVKTFPVKIEAGRVFVRFDTEVAHDEADASTGERT; via the coding sequence GTGAAGACGGAATGGACCTATGCGGTCGATACGGCCGCGGTACGCGAGGAGGGGCTGACGGGCGTGATCGTCGGCGGGCGCGACATTGCGCTGTTCGCGGTCGACGACGAGATCTTCGCGACCGACAACCAGTGCACGCACGGCGAGGCGCGCCTGAGCGACGGTTTTCTGCTCGACGACGAAATCGAGTGCCCGCTGCATCAGGGGCGCTTCAGCGTGCGGACCGGTGCCGCGCTGTGCGCGCCGGTCACGGCTTGCGTGAAGACGTTCCCGGTGAAGATCGAGGCGGGCCGGGTGTTCGTGCGATTCGATACCGAAGTCGCGCATGACGAAGCGGATGCATCAACGGGAGAGCGGACATGA